One Euleptes europaea isolate rEulEur1 chromosome 16, rEulEur1.hap1, whole genome shotgun sequence genomic window, TCCGCTTGCCCAATgtcaagtgggccctgtgggcccctggtgaagtgggcccccttaaacattagacaatatggtaaaaatgttaatgactttttaatagcttgaaaatatagtaatagatgtatttaaaatttaaaaaatagattaaaaattaaattatagcaatctatatttacatttagtatctactgtatacagccagtaatatgtacaatatatgtacactgtaattactaaaaatatacattttttcacaaaaaatttaattgtaccttttttccattttatttcttataaaaattgaatgatagccttatagttatgggtgggccccctttgtctcctggcaaccaatatttttagacccagcccgcttccaagatcttatgagAATGAACTATAATATGCTCCATTCTTCCCATTGGAagagcagccccccctcccaatagaGAATGATGACTGAAATCTTGTAAGATCACAGTTTGCACTGTGGGATTGCCTAGCCACAGAAGCAGCTGCACCTAAGCCACCTTGACTGCAGCTTGGAGGAAAGCAGCAGTGGCGAGGAGAGGGAGACAAAGGAGTGAGGGAAGCTGGCGAGTGTGAACAGTGGAGTGGAGTAGAAAgctgggaagagaaagagagtgaaAATTGGGGCAAAGGACGGGAGAGAAAGTGAGAGTGAAAAAtggaggacagggagaaaaacagcAGGGAGAAGAAACTGAAAAACAGTGGGTGAGAGAAATAGCtggtaagagagagagagtgcaaatGGGGGGGAGCTGGTAAGAGAGGGGAAGCAGCGTGGGCGGTGGAATTTTCCTCCCCTGTGAGTTTTGCAGGTCCCCGGTTTGTACTTGTTTAATGCCAACCTACACATGCTTCCTTAGAAGCGAAGAACAGTGTGTGAGGGAGAACAGCTGGTAAGAGAGActgaaaacatggggggggggctagtaaGAGAGAGCGGGCAGTGTGGAAGGTGGGATTTCTCTACACTGAGTTTTGCAGGTCCCCAGCTTGTACTTGTTTAACCTACACATTCCCTTAAAAGTAAGACTATGATGTTCAATAGATTTACTAATGTGCAGTGAGATTGCAGTATTAAGCATTAGGAGACATATAGTACTGCAATAAATATTCTTTTAGAACAAAGCAGTTACAGTATGTTATGGAATACTTTAGGAAATCccattattagattttttttaaaaaaatcttaacttGTTCTATATAATTATTTACTGCGATACAAAATTATAATGACGGTAGAAAAAATATGCTACTTTCATTTCAGGATTTGAAATGTCTAACAAGGCAGTTATTGTGACTACAGCTGATTGTATAGAGAAACTGCTATCTGAAAAAAATTACCAAAATATTAGCAGTCATCTTGCGTACCTTGAAACCGTTGACATGACTACAGACTGCCTTCAGGAGACTGACATCGCCAAAGCTGTGTACAGAATCCTGAAGAACTGCCCCTCTGTGGTATTGAAAAATAAGGCAAAGCATTTACTTTCAAAGTGGAAAACGCTTTACaagaatcatcatcatcagtCAGAACAAGTTAAGCCAGTGTTGTCTGATCATGGAAAAGGGAGTTCTGATCACTTTCACGTGATTCTGGAAGATGCAAATTCTTCTGAAAAACTAACTCAAAATGAAATATTAGACACCACCAGTTCCAACAGTTGCTTGCCATCAGAAAGCCACTCAAAATGTACGGAAATTACTGTGCAAAAGGACCATGTGATCCCACTTCTGGAACACTCTACGCCTGTTAATGAAACAAGCTCTCATCAAGATCACATAACAGCTATGAGATATAAATGCACAAAACTTCTTTATGAAGCTTTGATTGACTCTTCAACAAGTAATGAAGATACTGAACGGCATCATAACATAGCTAAAAACATCGAACAACATATTTTTGAACTCTATgctaaaaatgataaaaaatacaaaaactgCATCCGAAGCAAAGTTTCCAACTTAAAGAATCCTAAAAATTCTCACTTAAAACGCAGCCTGTTTGTAGGGACTTTGAATCCAAAGGCATTTGCTAATATGTCTGTGATGGAAATGGCACATGATGAACTGAAACAGCTCAGAGCTTCATACACAGAATCATCAGTTCGTGAACATCAGCTCCCCCAAATTAATAATGGTACTcgtacaaacaaaataaaatgtagaCGATGTGAAAAATTTGATTGCATTGTTACTGTGATTGCCAGGGGAGCGCTTTTCCTTCCTAGTTGGGTGCGAAATACAAATGCAGATGAGCAAATGATGACTTATGTAATTTGTAATGGGTGTGGAGAGCAGTGGTACCACAGCGGATGGATTTGTTTGTGATTGTGCATCTTTTAATGCTTATATCTTCAGAGGTGATAAATACACTAAGTTATCAAAATAAAATACCTAAAATGgaaacatttaaaatgtttgcagtgaaataaaaaatattgttgatCAACATGGAAGACAGTTAAAAAATTATTTGACATATGGAAATCAACAGGCACAAACTTTTGTCTACTGTTCTGCAGTGACAGTTACTGTTGTACCATCAAAttacaaacataaaatattttcaaaaacttACTCTCATTATGAGCCAAAATAAAACTGATAAGAGTATCTTGAAAatgtttttcttaaaaaaaaaaaacccttctctttTTTGGCaatttgaggagggagggaggatgcaAAAACGTTCAAGATGGGGAAAATACAAATATCTCTTACGTGATTGCTTTTATGATAACTCATCACATTTTTCTTCATCAGTCCAGATCATTCTTATCTGCAAATAAGGAAACTGAAGTTAAAAAGAAGTGACTTGAGCAGCTCTACATAAGATAAGATATCATTGGATAAGATGGGTTCTCACTCTGAGGAACAGGGCATCTTCAAAGTGGGTTATTCCAATCActtgcttggggaggcaggaacaaaaacctTCAACTTCCAGTCTCCTCTTGAGGGAATAGACCCCTCCTCCTCCCTAGTTCATTCCTCCCTTGCATGGGGAGAGCAGCATTTTCAGCAGTGCTGTGCTACTTTAGCTCTTTCTTTCAGGAAACTTACCTTGTTCTTATTCCTTTTCTTACCTTTTCTTACTTTGCTCTTTGCTCATTTCCCCCCAACTTTTCACCTTCTCGCATCTGTGCTTCTGAGCTCTCTCCgatcccccttttttcttctggcTGCTCCCACCtaaatctccaggatcagaggaacatgccgaatatattaggtgctgtggaactcaggcaggatggtgctgctgcagtggtcttgttggtgggcttcctagaggcacctggttggccactgtgtgaacagactgctggtctgatccagcatagcttttcttatgttcttaaaatggcgGATCGGTGAGATAATGCTGAAAAGGAGAAGGACGATTTCTTCTCCCCAGGAGACCTCATCCCGGGATTGCTTTCTGCATTGCTGAGCACTTCAGATCACCCCTCCTTGGGCCAGCCCTCCTGCAGCCACTCTTGTGGCCTCACAGAATTGAAAGGGGGAAAAGCTGATCACCTCTAAACACCAGAATATTGCCGTGGCAACAAAAAAGGGCATGAAAAAGCCTCACGTTAGAAGAAGGCGTCGAAAACGGCTCATGTTCCTGGCACTTCAGGAAGGATttctcctcctctgcctgagtCTTGTATCTTCCCTGCAGCTGGTAATGTAGCCTCCCCCCTCCAGGCCAACCGACGGGTGGTCTTCAAGTCCTCCATGCAGAACTTGCCGACTTAGTGAGAGGAGCCTTCCTAGATAGCTTGCATTCTTTGCAGTTGCCTTCTCCCACTTCCTCAATCAGAGGA contains:
- the TCEANC gene encoding transcription elongation factor A N-terminal and central domain-containing protein, coding for MSNKAVIVTTADCIEKLLSEKNYQNISSHLAYLETVDMTTDCLQETDIAKAVYRILKNCPSVVLKNKAKHLLSKWKTLYKNHHHQSEQVKPVLSDHGKGSSDHFHVILEDANSSEKLTQNEILDTTSSNSCLPSESHSKCTEITVQKDHVIPLLEHSTPVNETSSHQDHITAMRYKCTKLLYEALIDSSTSNEDTERHHNIAKNIEQHIFELYAKNDKKYKNCIRSKVSNLKNPKNSHLKRSLFVGTLNPKAFANMSVMEMAHDELKQLRASYTESSVREHQLPQINNGTRTNKIKCRRCEKFDCIVTVIARGALFLPSWVRNTNADEQMMTYVICNGCGEQWYHSGWICL